A single Micromonospora sp. CCTCC AA 2012012 DNA region contains:
- a CDS encoding diacylglycerol/lipid kinase family protein, producing MDSGQDKLTAGDGGLRAAVVVNPVKVADLEEFRRTVDGALTAAGWPEPTWYETTVEDPGRGQTEEAVRAGAEVVFACGGDGTVMACVTALAGTDVALAVLPQGTGNLLAANLGLSNDLAAGLAVAVERGKRRLDVGAVEEQCFAVMAGMGFDAQMLDSTSETTKKRIGWPAYVVGAAKHLRDRPMRVSIRIDDQPPVRRRARSVLVANVGRLQGGVRLLTDAEPDDGWLDVAVLTPRTLRHWLAMGWALARRRGSVPRMEVFRARTVEITSNRAQPRQLDGDLIEPGRVLRAEIRPQSLWLCVPRPEQHPDLAVDAESAAERGERLIEEARRE from the coding sequence GTGGACAGCGGACAGGACAAGCTGACGGCCGGTGACGGCGGGCTGCGCGCGGCCGTGGTGGTCAACCCGGTCAAGGTGGCCGATCTCGAGGAGTTCCGGCGGACGGTGGACGGCGCGTTGACCGCCGCCGGCTGGCCGGAGCCGACCTGGTACGAGACCACGGTCGAGGACCCGGGACGGGGCCAGACCGAGGAGGCCGTACGGGCCGGTGCCGAGGTCGTCTTCGCCTGCGGCGGCGACGGCACCGTGATGGCCTGCGTCACCGCGCTGGCCGGCACCGACGTGGCGCTCGCCGTGCTGCCCCAGGGCACCGGCAACCTGCTCGCCGCCAACCTGGGCCTCTCGAACGACCTGGCGGCGGGGCTGGCGGTCGCGGTGGAGCGCGGGAAGCGTCGACTCGACGTGGGCGCGGTCGAGGAGCAGTGCTTCGCGGTGATGGCCGGCATGGGCTTCGACGCGCAGATGCTCGACTCCACCTCCGAGACCACCAAGAAGCGGATCGGCTGGCCGGCGTACGTCGTGGGGGCCGCCAAGCACCTGCGCGACCGGCCGATGCGGGTCTCCATCAGGATCGACGATCAGCCGCCGGTGCGCCGCCGGGCCCGCTCGGTGCTGGTCGCCAACGTCGGCCGCCTCCAGGGCGGCGTACGACTGCTCACCGACGCCGAGCCCGACGACGGCTGGCTCGACGTCGCCGTGCTCACCCCGCGTACCCTGCGGCACTGGCTGGCGATGGGCTGGGCGCTGGCCCGTCGGCGCGGCAGCGTGCCCCGGATGGAGGTCTTCCGGGCCCGCACCGTGGAGATCACCAGCAACCGGGCGCAGCCCCGGCAGCTCGACGGCGACCTGATCGAGCCGGGCCGGGTGCTCCGGGCGGAGATCAGACCCCAGTCGCTCTGGCTCTGTGTGCCGCGTCCCGAGCAGCACCCCGATCTGGCGGTCGACGCCGAATCCGCCGCGGAGCGAGGCGAGCGGCTGATCGAGGAAGCCCGCCGTGAGTAG
- a CDS encoding Clp protease N-terminal domain-containing protein — MFEKFTEPARHVVRQARQEAVDGRRRVDTEQLLLGVLADTDSLAVRILADLGVRPDDLRAAVRRHAGLGEADAAALRGIGVDLAAVVARIEESFGPDALRETPPPRRRWGLRRPDDGGAFSPRAKRVLELSLREALGLHHRHIGAEHLLLGLLREGRGVAAQVLTEAGVELTDLRRRVETAPRPAA; from the coding sequence ATGTTCGAGAAGTTCACCGAGCCGGCCCGCCACGTCGTGCGGCAGGCCCGGCAGGAGGCGGTCGACGGCCGGCGCAGGGTCGACACCGAGCAGCTGCTGCTCGGCGTCCTCGCGGACACCGACAGCCTGGCCGTCCGGATCCTCGCCGACCTCGGTGTACGCCCGGACGACCTGCGGGCGGCCGTGCGGCGGCACGCGGGGCTGGGCGAGGCGGACGCCGCCGCCCTCCGGGGGATCGGCGTCGACCTGGCCGCCGTGGTGGCCCGGATCGAGGAGTCCTTCGGCCCGGACGCGCTGCGCGAGACGCCGCCACCCCGGCGCCGCTGGGGGTTGCGCCGACCCGACGACGGTGGTGCCTTCTCGCCCCGGGCGAAGAGGGTGCTGGAGCTCTCCCTGCGGGAGGCGCTCGGGCTGCACCACCGCCACATCGGCGCCGAACACCTCCTGCTCGGCCTGCTCCGCGAGGGTCGGGGGGTTGCCGCGCAGGTCCTCACCGAGGCCGGCGTCGAGCTGACCGACCTGCGGCGGCGGGTCGAGACCGCACCGCGGCCGGCCGCCTGA
- a CDS encoding HTH domain-containing protein — protein sequence MSQATELAADAGSADPRVGLRAVLALRRLLERLEVVQVDNARRQGWSWQEIADALEVSRQAVHKKHAGRPAVRGTWEA from the coding sequence ATGAGTCAGGCGACGGAACTCGCGGCGGACGCCGGCAGCGCCGACCCCCGGGTCGGGCTCCGGGCGGTGCTCGCCCTGCGCCGGCTCCTCGAACGGCTGGAGGTGGTCCAGGTGGACAACGCCCGACGGCAGGGCTGGTCCTGGCAGGAGATCGCCGACGCGCTCGAGGTCAGCCGGCAGGCGGTCCACAAGAAGCACGCCGGGCGACCGGCGGTCCGAGGCACCTGGGAGGCGTGA
- a CDS encoding TetR/AcrR family transcriptional regulator: MSNERLDVILAAAYECFTRHGVRRTTMDDIAATAGMSRPAVYQYVRNKDDAYRRLAERLFTGSLEQARQAAATPGDLTDRLHDVLGAKLELTLKLHRESRHAAELLDTSTKLTGDLAEAYTRELTDVVAGTLADAAGPRARAVADVLVALTRGLEADLTDPDLPRQRLRDGVALLVAGLTTHPGASA, encoded by the coding sequence ATGTCGAACGAACGGTTGGACGTCATCCTCGCCGCCGCGTACGAGTGCTTCACCCGGCACGGGGTGCGCCGCACGACCATGGACGACATCGCGGCCACCGCCGGGATGTCCCGGCCCGCCGTCTACCAGTACGTCCGCAACAAGGACGACGCCTACCGCCGGCTCGCCGAGCGCCTCTTCACCGGGTCGCTGGAGCAGGCCCGACAGGCCGCCGCCACCCCCGGTGACCTGACCGACCGGCTGCACGACGTGCTCGGCGCCAAGCTGGAACTCACCCTCAAGCTGCACCGGGAGAGCCGGCACGCCGCCGAGCTGCTCGACACCAGCACCAAGCTCACCGGCGACCTCGCCGAGGCGTACACCCGGGAGCTGACCGACGTGGTGGCCGGCACGCTCGCCGACGCCGCCGGCCCCCGGGCCCGCGCGGTGGCCGACGTGCTGGTCGCGCTCACCCGCGGCCTGGAGGCCGACCTCACCGACCCCGACCTGCCCCGGCAGCGGCTGCGCGACGGCGTCGCGCTGCTCGTCGCGGGGCTCACCACCCACCCTGGAGCGTCCGCATGA
- a CDS encoding oxidoreductase — translation MTTVLITGTSSGIGRATVRRLARRPELTVYATARKVEAIADLADTGARLLPLDVTDEASMRAAVAAVEAEHGQVDVLVNNAGYGEYGPIEETPMDRVRAQFETNVFGLSRLSQLVLPGMRRAGRGRIVNVSSMGGRLVFPGGGYYHASKYAVEAISDALRQEVRPFGVDVAIVEPGLIRTGFGAVAASSLGASADPAGPYREMVTAVDSAMAKSYENRLLAASPETVARVIERAVTARRPRTRYLVTAAARAMVHTRRLLGARAFDAVNRLQFR, via the coding sequence ATGACCACCGTCCTCATCACCGGCACCTCCTCCGGCATCGGCCGGGCCACCGTCCGACGGCTCGCCCGCCGGCCGGAACTCACCGTCTACGCCACCGCCCGCAAGGTCGAGGCCATCGCCGACCTCGCCGACACCGGGGCCCGGCTGCTCCCCCTCGACGTCACCGACGAGGCCTCCATGCGGGCTGCCGTCGCCGCGGTCGAGGCCGAGCACGGCCAGGTCGACGTCCTGGTCAACAACGCCGGCTACGGCGAGTACGGCCCGATCGAGGAGACCCCGATGGACCGGGTCCGGGCCCAGTTCGAGACGAACGTCTTCGGGCTGAGCCGACTCAGCCAGCTGGTGCTGCCCGGCATGCGGCGCGCCGGCCGGGGCCGGATCGTCAACGTCAGCTCGATGGGCGGCCGGCTGGTCTTCCCCGGCGGCGGCTACTACCACGCCAGCAAGTACGCGGTGGAGGCCATCTCCGACGCGCTGCGCCAGGAGGTGCGGCCGTTCGGCGTCGACGTGGCGATCGTCGAGCCGGGGCTGATCCGGACCGGCTTCGGCGCGGTCGCCGCCTCCTCGCTCGGCGCCTCGGCCGACCCGGCCGGGCCGTACCGCGAGATGGTCACCGCCGTCGACTCCGCGATGGCGAAGTCGTACGAGAACCGGCTCCTCGCGGCCAGCCCGGAGACGGTGGCGCGGGTGATCGAGCGGGCCGTCACCGCTCGCCGGCCGCGCACCCGCTACCTGGTCACCGCCGCCGCGCGGGCGATGGTGCACACCCGCCGGCTGCTCGGCGCGCGGGCGTTCGACGCGGTGAACCGGCTCCAGTTCCGCTGA
- a CDS encoding universal stress protein, protein MAAPTHGAVVVGIGTGDEDLQVVRLAVGEAAAHGRALHLLHAFNWAAALEAPSVSGPRAAAEDLLERAGEVANEAEPAVPVSGEIVEGGPVEALIRSSGSAFLVAIGDGGMAGCGACVPADAPAVQLAARASCPVLVGRAEPPPKGPVLVGVDGSESSRTALDFAFVRAARRGTRLLVIRVVEPGRPDVGEEVLAEVVARYGARHPSVATECHTIRGDPGTVLVEQSRSAQLVVVGARGDEPWRGMLGEVSQRLLYHSPTPVIVVRGLPPAPADGA, encoded by the coding sequence ATGGCCGCACCCACCCACGGCGCCGTGGTGGTCGGCATCGGCACGGGCGACGAGGACCTCCAGGTGGTCCGTCTGGCGGTCGGCGAGGCCGCCGCACACGGTCGGGCGCTGCACCTGCTGCACGCGTTCAACTGGGCGGCGGCACTGGAGGCCCCGTCGGTGAGCGGCCCCCGCGCCGCGGCGGAGGACCTGCTGGAGCGGGCCGGGGAGGTCGCCAACGAGGCCGAACCGGCGGTGCCGGTCAGCGGCGAGATCGTCGAGGGCGGCCCCGTCGAGGCCCTGATCCGCAGCTCCGGGTCGGCGTTCCTGGTGGCGATCGGTGACGGCGGGATGGCCGGCTGCGGGGCCTGCGTACCGGCGGACGCCCCGGCCGTCCAGCTCGCCGCCCGGGCGAGCTGCCCGGTCCTGGTGGGCCGCGCCGAGCCGCCGCCGAAGGGCCCGGTGCTGGTCGGCGTGGACGGCTCGGAGAGTTCCCGGACCGCGCTCGACTTCGCCTTCGTCCGCGCCGCCCGCCGCGGCACCCGGCTGCTGGTGATCCGGGTGGTCGAGCCCGGTCGCCCCGACGTCGGCGAGGAGGTGCTGGCCGAGGTGGTCGCCCGGTACGGCGCCCGGCACCCCTCGGTGGCGACCGAGTGCCACACCATCCGCGGCGACCCCGGCACCGTCCTGGTCGAACAGTCCCGCTCGGCGCAACTGGTCGTCGTCGGCGCGCGCGGCGACGAGCCGTGGCGGGGCATGCTCGGCGAGGTCAGTCAGCGGCTGCTCTATCACTCGCCGACCCCGGTCATCGTCGTGCGTGGATTGCCGCCCGCCCCGGCGGACGGGGCATGA
- a CDS encoding phosphoketolase family protein, with the protein MDTALDLHSPLTEDELRRLDAYWRAANYLTVGQIYLLDNPLLREPLKPEHVKPRLLGHWGTSPGLNLLYAHLNRVIVNRDLSAIFVTGPGHGGPALVANTWLEGTYSELYHHIPRDEAGMQRLFRQFSFPGGIPSHVAPEVPGSIHEGGELGYALSHAYGAAFDNPDLLVACVIGDGEAETGPLAGSWLSNVFLNPARDGAVLPILHLNGYKIANPTVLDRIPTDDLLEMMRGFGHQPYVVEGDDPATVHQLLAATLDRAVDEIAEIQRRARSGDDVERPRWPMIILRTPKGWTGPKVVDGKQVEGTFRAHQVPIAEVRDNPEHLAELEAWLRSYRPEELFDATGGPVAELAALPPKGEHRMSANPVTNGGRVLRDLELPDFRNYGVDVKQPGEPVVGAAGVLGQWVRDIITANPQNFRLFGPDEVASNRLGAAFEVTNRAFVGNTVPGDDHLAPDGRVMEVLSEHLCEGWLEGYLLTGRHGIFTSYEAFIHIVDSMVNQHAKWLKVTRHIPWREPIASLNYLLSSHVWRQDHNGFSHQDPGFIDHVVNKKAEVVRVYLPPDGNTLLSTMDHCLRSRHYINVVVAGKQPAPNWLTMDEAVQHCRRGLGIWDWASSDEGAEPDVVLACAGDVPTLETLAAADLLRQHLPELKVRVVNVVDLMRLQPPSEHPHGLSDKEFDTIFTSDKPVIFAYHGYPWLIHRLTYRRTNHDNLHVRGYKEEGTTTTPFDMVMLNDLDRFHLVIDVIDRVPGLASRAAHLRQEMVDARQACRDYTRTYGEDDPRVAEWRWIRETDEELRSGR; encoded by the coding sequence ATGGACACCGCTCTCGACCTGCACAGCCCACTGACCGAAGACGAGCTGCGCCGGCTTGACGCCTACTGGCGGGCGGCCAACTACCTCACCGTCGGGCAGATCTATCTGCTCGACAACCCGCTGCTGCGCGAGCCGCTGAAGCCCGAGCACGTCAAGCCGCGGCTGCTCGGCCACTGGGGCACCAGCCCCGGCCTCAACCTGCTCTACGCGCACCTCAACCGGGTCATCGTCAACCGGGACCTCTCCGCCATCTTCGTCACCGGACCGGGCCACGGCGGCCCCGCCCTGGTGGCGAACACCTGGCTGGAGGGCACCTACAGCGAGCTCTACCACCACATCCCCCGCGACGAGGCGGGCATGCAGCGGCTGTTCCGCCAGTTCTCCTTCCCCGGCGGCATCCCCAGCCACGTGGCACCGGAGGTGCCGGGCTCGATCCACGAGGGCGGCGAGCTGGGGTACGCGCTGAGCCACGCGTACGGGGCCGCGTTCGACAACCCGGACCTGCTGGTCGCCTGCGTGATCGGTGACGGCGAGGCGGAGACCGGCCCGCTCGCGGGCAGCTGGCTCTCCAACGTCTTCCTCAACCCGGCCCGGGACGGGGCGGTGCTGCCCATCCTGCACCTCAACGGCTACAAGATCGCCAACCCGACGGTGCTGGACCGGATCCCCACCGACGACCTGCTGGAGATGATGCGCGGCTTCGGCCACCAGCCGTACGTGGTCGAGGGCGACGACCCGGCGACGGTGCACCAGCTCCTCGCCGCCACGCTCGACCGGGCGGTCGACGAGATCGCCGAGATCCAGCGCCGGGCCCGCTCCGGCGACGACGTCGAGCGCCCCCGCTGGCCGATGATCATCCTGCGTACGCCGAAGGGCTGGACCGGCCCGAAGGTGGTCGACGGCAAGCAGGTCGAGGGGACCTTCCGCGCCCACCAGGTGCCGATCGCCGAGGTGCGGGACAACCCGGAGCACCTGGCCGAGCTGGAGGCCTGGCTGCGCAGCTACCGGCCGGAGGAGCTCTTCGACGCCACCGGCGGCCCGGTCGCCGAGCTGGCCGCGCTGCCGCCGAAGGGCGAGCACCGGATGAGCGCCAACCCCGTCACCAACGGTGGCCGGGTGCTGCGCGACCTGGAGCTGCCCGACTTCCGGAACTACGGGGTCGACGTCAAGCAGCCGGGCGAGCCGGTGGTCGGCGCCGCCGGCGTGCTCGGCCAGTGGGTACGCGACATCATCACCGCCAACCCGCAGAACTTCCGCCTCTTCGGCCCCGACGAGGTCGCCTCCAACCGGCTCGGCGCCGCGTTCGAGGTCACCAACCGGGCCTTCGTCGGCAACACGGTGCCCGGTGACGACCACCTCGCCCCCGACGGCCGGGTGATGGAGGTGCTCTCCGAGCACCTCTGCGAGGGGTGGCTGGAGGGCTACCTGCTGACCGGCCGGCACGGCATCTTCACCAGCTACGAGGCGTTCATCCACATCGTCGACTCGATGGTCAACCAGCACGCCAAGTGGCTGAAGGTGACCCGGCACATCCCCTGGCGGGAGCCGATCGCCTCGCTGAACTACCTGCTCTCCAGCCACGTCTGGCGGCAGGACCACAACGGCTTCTCGCACCAGGACCCGGGCTTCATCGACCACGTGGTCAACAAGAAGGCCGAGGTCGTCCGGGTCTATCTGCCGCCGGACGGCAACACCCTGCTCTCCACCATGGACCACTGCCTGCGCAGCCGGCACTACATCAACGTGGTGGTGGCCGGTAAGCAGCCCGCCCCGAACTGGCTGACCATGGACGAGGCGGTCCAGCACTGCCGGCGCGGCCTGGGCATCTGGGACTGGGCCAGCAGCGACGAGGGGGCCGAGCCGGACGTGGTGCTCGCCTGCGCCGGCGACGTGCCGACGCTGGAGACCCTGGCCGCCGCCGACCTGCTGCGCCAGCACCTGCCCGAGCTGAAGGTGCGGGTGGTCAACGTGGTCGACCTGATGCGGCTCCAGCCACCGTCGGAGCACCCGCACGGCCTGTCGGACAAGGAGTTCGACACCATCTTCACCAGCGACAAGCCGGTCATCTTCGCCTACCACGGCTACCCGTGGCTGATCCACCGGCTCACCTACCGGCGTACCAACCACGACAACCTGCACGTGCGCGGCTACAAGGAGGAGGGCACCACCACCACGCCGTTCGACATGGTGATGCTCAACGACCTGGACCGGTTCCACCTGGTCATCGACGTCATCGACCGGGTGCCGGGGCTCGCCTCGCGCGCCGCCCACCTTCGCCAGGAGATGGTCGACGCCCGGCAGGCCTGCCGCGACTACACCCGCACCTACGGCGAGGACGACCCCCGGGTGGCCGAGTGGCGCTGGATCCGCGAGACCGACGAGGAACTGCGCAGCGGTCGCTGA
- a CDS encoding universal stress protein produces MSGDEILVGYDGSPDATVALNWALDEAGRSGRPVRLAYVFEWLTVAGWIGPGVAPGIWPDEQARRQVEELVGKAAADAAADRPGLTVHGEVFDGPPALVLQERSAQAGMLVLGSRGHGGFGGLLAGSTAVSVTAHAHCPVVVVRDGQAATSGPVVVGVDGSEAARLALGFAVERAAQRDVPLHVLRVWEPPGDRWSPPGFDPDEVTVEERAAAEEELAQWRESFPDVPVQLRVCPGNPAALLVEASREAQLVVVGTRGRGGLRGMVLGSVSQQLVHHAHCPVAVVRER; encoded by the coding sequence ATGAGCGGCGACGAGATCCTGGTCGGCTACGACGGCTCACCGGACGCGACGGTGGCGCTGAACTGGGCGCTGGACGAGGCGGGCCGGTCGGGCCGGCCGGTGCGGCTGGCGTACGTCTTCGAGTGGTTGACCGTGGCGGGCTGGATCGGCCCCGGCGTGGCGCCCGGCATCTGGCCGGACGAGCAGGCCCGGCGGCAGGTCGAGGAACTGGTCGGCAAGGCGGCGGCGGACGCCGCCGCCGACCGGCCCGGCCTCACCGTGCACGGCGAGGTCTTCGACGGCCCGCCCGCGCTGGTGCTCCAGGAACGATCCGCGCAGGCCGGGATGCTGGTGCTCGGCAGCCGGGGACACGGCGGATTCGGCGGCCTGCTCGCCGGCTCGACGGCGGTCTCCGTGACCGCCCACGCGCACTGCCCGGTGGTGGTGGTCCGCGACGGACAGGCCGCCACGTCCGGGCCGGTGGTGGTCGGTGTCGACGGCTCCGAGGCCGCCCGGCTGGCGCTCGGTTTCGCGGTCGAGCGGGCCGCGCAGCGGGACGTCCCGCTGCACGTGCTGCGGGTGTGGGAGCCCCCGGGCGACCGGTGGTCGCCGCCGGGCTTCGACCCGGACGAGGTGACCGTGGAGGAACGGGCGGCGGCCGAGGAGGAACTCGCCCAGTGGCGGGAGTCCTTCCCGGACGTGCCGGTCCAGCTGCGGGTCTGCCCCGGCAACCCGGCCGCGCTGCTGGTCGAGGCCAGCCGGGAGGCGCAGCTCGTGGTGGTCGGCACGCGGGGCCGGGGCGGGCTGCGCGGGATGGTGCTCGGCTCGGTGAGCCAGCAGCTCGTCCACCACGCCCACTGTCCGGTCGCGGTGGTCCGCGAACGCTGA
- a CDS encoding heavy metal translocating P-type ATPase: protein MEAEPRECVPEKPVRPRRLDRLRRRLTGGSDGASRPGVLEWAPLVLLTVAVLVGAGLWFAGRETAAQLVWAAVTLVALLPAAWTTLRQVWHRQFGVDVIAVLALVGALLTREYLAGAVIAVMVATGQTLENYAQRRATRDLRALLERAPRQARRRTPDGGIEVVPLDRVAVGDRLVVGPGDVVPVDGTVEEPATLDESVVTGESQLVSRGAGEPVASGVVNAGAGFGLRATKNAAESTYAGIVRLAEEATAHKAPMVRLADRYAAAFVPFTLALAGLAWLLSGQFIRAVAVLVVATPCPLLLATPIAIVSGLSRVARRGVLVRDGGSLELLGRARTLLMDKTGTLTAGRPRAAETVVAPGGDRDEVLRLAASVEQLSPHVLAAALVRQAREQGVRLADPTEVNEEPGRGVTGRVDGRLVRVGQLAGEPPEWAHRVRERAELAGRSTVWVSDEHTPLGAILLEDPVRPDARRTVRRLREAGLNRLVMVTGDRPRTADQVAQAVGVDDVWAQCSPQEKVARVKEEAGRAVTVMVGDGVNDAPALAEAHVGVAMGATGATASADVADAVLTVDRLDRLADAVEIARYARRIAVQSAAVGMGLAVLAMFFAAFGRLPPVAGAFLQEGIDVLVILNALRALGGGLRRRDVPAATRELLDRYAGEHGGVRDVLARLRDTADLVATRPDAPECVPALRAVHRRLVDEVLPHEAAEEKQLYPALAGPLGSDEATSTMSRGHVEIKRLVDRIGGHLAQHDGGRLRRDEIPDLLAALYGLDAVLRLHLAQEEEDYFSLNPDEGQAPTGR, encoded by the coding sequence GTGGAAGCGGAACCGCGCGAGTGCGTACCCGAGAAACCGGTGCGGCCCCGCCGCCTGGACCGGCTGCGCCGACGCCTGACCGGCGGGTCCGACGGCGCGTCACGACCCGGCGTCCTGGAGTGGGCCCCGTTGGTGCTGCTCACGGTGGCCGTGCTGGTCGGCGCCGGGCTGTGGTTCGCCGGGCGGGAGACAGCGGCCCAGCTGGTCTGGGCCGCGGTGACGCTGGTGGCCCTGCTGCCGGCCGCCTGGACCACCCTCAGACAGGTGTGGCACCGGCAGTTCGGGGTGGACGTCATCGCCGTGCTGGCGCTGGTCGGCGCGCTGCTGACCCGCGAGTACCTGGCCGGCGCGGTGATCGCGGTGATGGTGGCCACCGGGCAGACGCTGGAGAACTACGCGCAGCGGCGGGCCACCCGCGACCTGCGGGCGCTGCTGGAACGCGCCCCGCGGCAGGCCCGACGGCGCACCCCGGACGGCGGCATCGAGGTGGTCCCGCTGGACCGGGTGGCGGTGGGGGACCGGCTGGTGGTCGGTCCGGGCGACGTGGTGCCGGTGGACGGGACCGTCGAGGAGCCGGCCACCCTGGACGAGTCGGTGGTCACCGGCGAGTCGCAGCTGGTGAGCCGGGGCGCGGGCGAGCCGGTGGCCAGCGGCGTGGTCAACGCCGGCGCCGGCTTCGGACTGCGGGCGACGAAGAACGCGGCGGAGAGCACGTACGCCGGGATCGTCCGGCTGGCCGAGGAGGCGACCGCGCACAAGGCGCCGATGGTCCGCCTGGCCGACCGGTACGCGGCGGCGTTCGTGCCGTTCACCCTGGCGCTGGCGGGTCTGGCCTGGCTGCTGTCCGGCCAGTTCATCCGGGCGGTGGCGGTGCTGGTGGTGGCCACGCCGTGCCCGCTGCTGCTGGCGACCCCGATCGCGATCGTCTCCGGGCTGTCCCGGGTGGCCCGGCGCGGCGTGCTGGTCCGCGACGGCGGCTCGCTGGAGCTGCTGGGCCGGGCCCGTACCCTGCTGATGGACAAGACCGGCACGCTCACCGCCGGCCGGCCCCGGGCCGCCGAGACGGTCGTCGCCCCCGGCGGCGACCGGGACGAGGTGCTGCGGCTGGCCGCCTCGGTCGAGCAGCTGTCCCCGCACGTGCTGGCCGCGGCGCTCGTGCGGCAGGCCCGGGAGCAGGGCGTACGGCTGGCCGACCCGACCGAGGTGAACGAGGAGCCGGGACGGGGCGTGACCGGTCGGGTCGACGGGCGACTGGTCCGGGTGGGGCAGCTCGCCGGCGAGCCGCCGGAGTGGGCGCACCGGGTCCGGGAACGCGCCGAGCTGGCCGGCCGCTCCACCGTCTGGGTCAGCGACGAGCACACGCCGCTCGGCGCGATCCTGCTGGAGGACCCGGTACGCCCCGACGCCCGGCGGACCGTCCGCCGGCTCCGGGAGGCCGGCCTGAACCGGCTGGTCATGGTCACCGGGGACCGTCCGCGTACCGCCGACCAGGTGGCGCAGGCCGTCGGTGTCGACGACGTGTGGGCGCAGTGCTCGCCGCAGGAGAAGGTCGCCCGGGTGAAGGAGGAGGCGGGGCGGGCGGTGACCGTGATGGTCGGCGACGGCGTCAACGACGCCCCGGCCCTCGCGGAGGCGCACGTCGGGGTGGCGATGGGGGCCACCGGGGCGACGGCCTCCGCCGACGTGGCCGACGCGGTGCTCACCGTGGACCGGCTCGACCGGCTCGCCGACGCCGTCGAGATCGCCCGGTACGCCCGCCGTATCGCGGTGCAGAGCGCCGCCGTGGGGATGGGGCTGGCGGTGCTGGCCATGTTCTTCGCCGCCTTCGGCCGGCTGCCGCCGGTCGCCGGCGCCTTCCTTCAGGAGGGCATCGACGTGCTGGTGATCCTCAACGCGCTGCGGGCCCTCGGTGGTGGGCTGCGCCGCCGCGACGTCCCGGCGGCCACCCGGGAGCTGCTCGACCGGTACGCCGGCGAGCACGGCGGGGTACGCGACGTGCTGGCCCGGCTGCGCGACACGGCGGACCTGGTGGCGACCCGGCCGGACGCGCCGGAGTGCGTGCCGGCGTTGCGTGCGGTGCACCGGCGGCTCGTCGACGAGGTGCTGCCGCACGAGGCGGCCGAGGAGAAGCAGCTCTATCCGGCGCTCGCCGGTCCGCTCGGCAGTGACGAGGCGACCTCGACGATGAGCCGGGGCCACGTGGAGATCAAGCGATTGGTCGACCGGATCGGCGGGCACCTGGCCCAGCACGACGGCGGCCGACTCCGCCGGGACGAGATCCCCGACCTGCTGGCCGCCCTCTACGGCCTGGACGCCGTGCTGCGCCTGCACCTGGCCCAGGAGGAGGAGGACTACTTCTCGCTCAACCCGGACGAGGGTCAGGCCCCCACCGGCCGCTGA
- a CDS encoding Acg family FMN-binding oxidoreductase, translated as MSQETPATDRPLTTALAEAAGTAGHAPSVHNSQPWHWTVLPDALELRVVRERHLSVMDPEGRLLFVSCGAALHHARVALAAEGWLPVVERLPDPAQPDLLARLTGLKHIGADPDAMHMVQCMQVRHTDRRPVSDEPIPTAALGEISQAATREGVNLQVLDDDQKIELASAAQKAAAVTAGSPELQEELAYWTSRSDTGTGLPPEVLPAEAPQTTVPGRDFGRPGSLPIGPGHDRAAVYGILWGTEDEPDSWLRAGEALSAAWLTATRLGVSLVPLSGVVEVEGTRYALRHMLSDLGFPFISMRLGLADPTHAGPPHTPRLEAAQTVDTSAVRDLGA; from the coding sequence ATGAGCCAGGAGACGCCGGCTACGGACCGCCCGCTGACCACCGCGCTCGCGGAGGCCGCCGGGACGGCCGGCCACGCCCCCTCGGTGCACAACTCGCAGCCGTGGCACTGGACGGTGCTGCCCGACGCGCTGGAGCTGCGGGTGGTCCGGGAACGCCACCTCAGCGTCATGGACCCGGAGGGGCGCCTGCTCTTCGTCAGCTGCGGCGCCGCGCTGCACCACGCGCGGGTCGCGCTGGCCGCCGAGGGCTGGCTGCCGGTGGTGGAGCGGCTGCCCGACCCGGCCCAGCCGGACCTGCTGGCCCGCCTCACCGGCCTCAAGCACATCGGCGCCGACCCGGACGCGATGCACATGGTGCAGTGCATGCAGGTCCGGCACACCGACCGGCGGCCGGTCAGTGACGAGCCGATCCCCACGGCGGCCCTCGGCGAGATCAGCCAGGCGGCCACCCGGGAGGGGGTGAACCTCCAGGTGCTCGACGACGACCAGAAGATCGAGCTGGCCAGCGCCGCCCAGAAGGCGGCGGCGGTCACGGCCGGCAGCCCGGAGCTGCAGGAGGAGCTGGCGTACTGGACCAGCCGGTCCGACACCGGTACCGGCCTGCCGCCGGAGGTGCTGCCGGCGGAGGCTCCGCAGACCACCGTCCCGGGGCGCGACTTCGGGCGGCCCGGCAGCCTGCCGATCGGCCCCGGCCACGACCGGGCCGCCGTCTACGGCATCCTCTGGGGCACCGAGGACGAGCCGGACAGCTGGCTGCGCGCCGGCGAGGCGCTCTCCGCCGCCTGGCTGACCGCCACCCGCCTCGGCGTGTCGCTGGTGCCGCTCAGCGGCGTGGTGGAGGTGGAGGGCACCCGGTACGCGCTCCGGCACATGCTCTCCGACCTGGGCTTCCCCTTCATCTCGATGCGGCTGGGCCTGGCCGACCCGACCCACGCCGGCCCGCCGCACACGCCCCGGCTGGAGGCGGCGCAGACCGTCGACACCTCGGCCGTACGCGACCTCGGCGCGTAA